A genomic region of Parus major isolate Abel chromosome 14, Parus_major1.1, whole genome shotgun sequence contains the following coding sequences:
- the MRPL28 gene encoding 39S ribosomal protein L28, mitochondrial, translating into MPLHRFPPRLWAAMRMREGICARLPQHYLASLQDDTPPTPVHWEPHGLRYRRNPRTGERERVQDVPVPVYFPPAADEGLWGGEGWIRGFRYAQNDKLSTRLPKTWKPQLLKRQFYSEILDATLTITVTMRTLDLIDAAFGFDFYILKTPRVDLCSKLGMDLKRTMLLRLARRDPKLHPDDPARREAIYDKYKEFVIPEEEAEWVGLSLEEAIEKQRLLEKQDPVPLFKVYAEELVSQLKEQQQAVQKQ; encoded by the exons ATGCCGCTGCACCGCTTCCCGCCGCGCCTCTGGGCCGCCATGCGGATGCGGGAGGGCATCTGCGCCCGGCTGCCGCAGCACTACCTGGCCTCGCTGCAGGACGACACGCCGCCCACCCCCGTGCACTGGGAACCGCACGGCCTGCGCTACCGGCGGAACCCGCGCACCGGGGAGCGCGAGCGCGTGCAGGACGTGCCGGTGCCCGTGTACTTCCCGCCCGCCGCCGACGAGGGGCTCTGGGGCGGCGAGGGATGGATCCGCGGCTTCCGCTACGCGCAGAACGACAAG CTCTCCACCAGGCTGCCCAAGACGTGGAAGCCGCAGCTGCTCAAGCGGCAGTTCTACAGCGAGATCCTGGACGCCACGCTGACCATCACCGTCACCATGCGCACGCTCGACCTCATCGACGCCGCCTTCGGCTTCGACTTCTACATCCTCAAG ACTCCCAGGGTTGACTTGTGCTCCAAGCTCGGGATGGATTTGAAGCGGACGATGCTGCTGCGCCTGGCCCGGCGGGATCCCAAGCTGCATCCCGATGATCCAGCCAGGAGAGAGGCCATCTATGACAAGTACAAG GAATTTGTGATCCCAGAAGAGGAGGCTGAATGGGTTGGCTTGAGTTTGGAAGAAGCCATAGAAAAGCAGAGGCTCCTGGAAAAACAG GATCCTGTCCCTCTCTTCAAGGTGTATGCTGAAGAGCTTGTCAGCCAGCTGAAAGAACAGCAACAGGCAGTGCAGAAGCAGTAG